The segment GCAGCCCGAGTCCTTCGGGAAGATCCCCCGTGAAGACGGCACTCAGCGTGACGGCGAGGTAACCGTACACGCCGAAGTCGAACCACTCCATGAAGTTTCCGACGACCGTTCCCGAGATCGCGATGCGCAGATTCTTCTTCTTCACGACGAGGACGTCGTCGACGCGCATGCGTCGAGTCTTGCGTCGAACGAATGGCTTGGGCATGGGGTCAACTCCCTCGGTGACGCGCTGCTCGTGACAGCGCGGTCGCGTGATCCGGGCTGTCACGGTTCGGACGGCAATGTTCGAACGGGAAATGATGGTACTCCTCCACGGCGCGCGCGTGAGGGCCGACGCGTGCTGTGGTACCCCCGCCGTCATGCCCTTCATTCCGGGCGATAACGGGTCGATCCTCCCCTCGCGACACGCCCGGGCGGTCCCGGGCGTGTCGCGAGGGCTGAGGGGCGTCGTGCGTCAGCGAGTCGTCACACGCCAGCGCTGCGGCAGCACGAGGCACAGCACGAACGTCGCCGCTCCCCACACGGCGCACGCCGGGGGCAGCACACGGTACGCGAGATGGGCGATGGTGAACTCGGCATCCAGCGGCACGAACGCCGCCAGTCCGATCGCCGTTGCGATCCCCAGCGCGACGGGCAGGGCGGCCAGCCAGAGCCAGAAGACGATGCGCGGCGCCGGATGCGCCACGGGCGACGGAGTCCGCCTGGTCAGCCAGACGAGCGCGAAGATCGCGATCCCCGCCAGGCCCAGCACACCCGATCCGTACTGCAGCCACTTGTAGCCGGGAAGCGGGCCCCACGGCTCTCCGAGCACGGGGAGCAGTTGCACGCCGCCGCGCCCCTCGTGCGTGAGGGAGTCCCACAGGATGTGCGAGAGCACGCCCAGCCCGAGGGCGACCAGCAGCCACAGCACGCCGACCACCGAAGGGAAGGTCTCACGCCACCCGGCACGGATACCGCCGTCCCACGCCACCGGCAGTCGTTCGGCGATCGGGCGCGGCAGGACGATCCGCGTCGCCGGCCGCAGCAGCAGGCGCCACGCGAGCAGCAGCACGAGGGCGATGAGCATCGTGAGCGGCAGCATCCGCACATCGTGCGTCGTGCCGTAGTCGGGCACCACCGCACGGACGAACAGCGGAAGATCCGGCGTCATCGCCCCGACGGCGATGGCAGCGGGCACGATCGGCGTGCGCACGAAGGGAAGCGCGACGACCGCGTGACTCGGAGTGAACGGCATCGGGTCGGTGTGCTCAGCCCCGCGGAAGCAGACCCGCCAGGGTCTTCTTGCCCCGACGGAGCACGGACACCCCGCCGGGCAGACTCAGCGCGACGCTCGCGGCGTCATCGTCCACGCGAACGCCATCGAGCGAGACGCCGCCCTGGGCGATCGCGCGACGCGCCTCGGATGCGCTCGCGACGAGACCGGTCGCCACGAGCGCGTCGACCACGCTCGTGCCCGCGGGCACGGCCGCGTTCGGCAACTCCTCCAGCGCCGTGCGCAGCGTCTCGGCATCCAGCGATGTCAGGTCGCCCTGGCCGAACAGCGCCTCGGACGCGGCGATCACAGCCGCCGTGGCATCCGCGCCGTGCACCGTGGCGACGACCTCGAGGGCGAGGCGCTTCTGCGCGGCGCGACGGAACGGCTCGGTCTCGACGAGCTGCGCGTACTCCTCGATCTCGGCGCGCGTGAGGAATGTGAAGACCTTCAGACGCTCGATCACGTCGGCGTCCGCCGTGCTCAACCAGAACTGGTACATCCGGTACGGGCTGCACATCTCGGCGTCGAGCCAGATGGCGTTGCCCTCGCTCTTGCCGAACTTCGTGCCGTCGGTGTTGGTGATCAGTGGCGTGCCGATCGCGTGCGCCGAGACGCCCTCGACGCGGTGGATGAGGTCGGTGCCGCTGGTGAGGTTGCCCCACTGATCGGATCCGCCGGTCTGCAGCACGCAGCCGTACTGGCGGTACAGCTCGAGGAAGTCCATGCCCTGCAGGATCTGGTAGCTGAACTCGGTGTAGCTGATGCCGGCATCGGAGTTCAGACGCGCGGCCACGGCATCCTTCTTCAGCATCGTGCCCACGCGGTAGTGCTTGCCGATCTCGCGGAGGAAGTCGATGGCGCTCATCTGCGCGGTCCAGTCGAGATTGTTGACCATGCGCGCAGCGTTCTCGCCCTCGAAGCTGAGGAAGCGCTCGACCTGCGCGCGAAGGCGGCCGACCCATTCCTCCACGGTCTCGCGGGTGTTGAGGGTGCGCTCGGCGGTGGGGCGGGGGTCGCCGATGAGGCCCGTCGAGCCGCCGACGAGGCCGAGGGGCTTGTGCCCGGCGAGCTGGATGCGCCGCATCGTGAGCAGCTGCACGAGGTTGCCGAGGTGCAGGCTGGGGGCGGTCGGGTCGAATCCGCAGTAATAGGTGATCGCGTCTCCGGCGAGAAGGGCGCGCAGCGCCTCCTGGTCGGTGGACACGTGGACGAGGCCGCGCCACACCAGCTCGTCCCACACGTTCTCGAACGCGGGATCGAGCGCCGGCGGCGCCGTCGTCAGAGGGGGATTCGACACGCGCTCCAGGCTATCCGATGTCGCTCCCGCGCCTGCGTGCCCTCTGCTGCGTGCCCTCAGGAGGCAGCGCCCCACCAGACGAGGAACGCGGCGCCGAGGGCGACGACCCAGCTGACCAGGCTGCCCACGAGGAAGTATTCGGCCCTGGCGCCGCTCCCCCCGTCACGGGAGATCTCAGGGAAGCGCACGATCCCCTTCGCCGCGAGCATCGCAGCCAGCAGCGGATACGCGGATGCGAGTGTCAGCAGCAGCACGATCACGCGTTCCAGCGGGCCGATCAGGCGCCCGCCGCGGAAGCCGTCAGCGGGGATCGATCCTGCCGGTGATACTTCGGCAGGCGGCGCCTCTGCGGGCGGCTGATCGACGGGCGGTGCGTCCTCGGATCCCGCCTCGGGCGCATCACCATCCGCCACGACATCGACCGGCACCACGGCGTGCTCGCTGAGCAGCGCGGCACGCACGATCACGTTGCCCGTCTCCAGCAGCATGGCGAAGGCGCCGACGGCGAGCACGACGAGATCGAAGCTCACCTGCCCGCCCATCCCGGCAAAGCGCCATCCGGTGCCGAAGACGCCGGCATCGGCGCGCGCGGGACCGAACGCCACCGCCCCCGCACACAGGGCGGCGAGGAGCACGGCGGGCCAGAACGACAGCCGGGAGCGGCCGTCGGGACTCACCACGGCGGCCCAGAGCGCGGCGACGCCGACGGCCAGGATCGCGGGGATGGCGGCGTTCGCGATGGCGCCGACGATGATGAGCGCCAGCCCACCGCCCGCGAACGCGTACCAGCGCGTGCGCGGCGGGACGAACCGGCGCACGATGTCGACGATGCCGACGCACAGCAGGATGAGTCCGGCGAGGATCATGCGGCGATCCCCTTCACGAGCCTGGCGTAGCCGGCGACGACCGACCCGGCCCCCGCGCTCTGCAGTGCCTGCGAGACCGCCGACTGGCTGATCCCTTCGGCGGCGGCGAGCGCGGACTGCGTGCGCTGCAGGCAGCGGCCGCGGGTGAGCCGGCGCTCGCGCTCCGACATCCGCGTCACGATCTCATCGCGGGCGAGCAGGTACGCATCGGCGAGGTCCACGAGGGTGCGCATAGCATCATCCTCCCCCTGGCCTGCGACAATCCCGCTGCGCGAACTCGGCACGGCACGCTGCTGGCGGGCATGCACGGCGTCGATCGCAGCGCGAGCCGCCCACCAGCCCGGGCCATCCTGCAGCGGCGCGCCATCGGAATCGACCGGGCGGATCTCGCCGATGCCGATGCCGAAGCGCAGTTCGTGTCCGTCGGGCAGGCCGAGCTGGATGAGCAGGATCGCGGCGAGCGCCGCATCCAGCGATGCATAGCGGCCCTGCAGCTCGTCGCCGGCGGTGGGCCGGAGGGGCTCGAGCGCGACCGGCAGATCGCGCTCGGCGCGCTCGACGGCGTCTTCGAACACGCGCTGCGCGGCCGAGCGGTCGGGCAGCGCGCGGGAGCCGACGATGTCGGCGATCACGGCCACATCCATTGCATAAGCATATCGCTTATATCTGTGGATTATAAGAGGGTCACTGATTTTCTGACGATATCAGTCGACGCGAGAGGTCACTTCTCACGTGGGAGCACCGTCAGCACGCGCTCGATGTGCTCCCGGAACTCCGCCATATAGGTACGGAGGAACTCCTCCGTCGACGAGTTCGCGACCGATCCGTCGTCGAGGAAGACCTCTTTCGTGAAGTGGATGTACGCCTCGGGCGAGGTCATCTGCCGCGCGTTGCAGAACGAGAGCACGCTGCGCAGCGACTGCTGGGCCAGCGCCGTGCCGAGCACGCCCGCCGACGCCCCGATCACGGCCGCGGGGATGTGGTCGAACGAGTTCGTGCCCTTCGGACGCGACGCCCAGTCGATCGCGTTCTTCAGCCCGCCGGGGATCGAGCGGTTGTACTCCGGGGTCACGAAGAGGATGGCGTCGCTCGCCTCGATGGCGCGCTTGAGCGCGAGACCCTCGGCCGGATAGTCCTCATCGACGTCGGGGGTGTACAACGGCAGCCCGCCGATGGGGATCTCGGTGAACTCGAGGTCGTCGGGCGCGAGCCGGATCAACGCCTTCGACAGCACACGGTTGATGGATGTTGATGAGAGGCTTCCGATGAGGTATCCGACCTTGTACGACATGACGCTCCTTCGCTCCTCGGATGCGCGCGGCGCCGGCGGCCGCCCGTCACCATTCTGCTCCCGCGCGGCGCATCGCACTCTGCGGATTCACTCCACGCGACGAAAGCGCGGGCCGTGGTAGTCGCCGCGGTCGACGTGCTCGGTGAACATCGCCAGCGGGCGCACCCAGTGCCCGCCGTCGCCGTACAGCTGACGGTAGAACACGTGCGGCTCTTCCGTCTCGCTGTGCCGGCCGACGCCGATCACCTCGTACCGCGCACCCTTGAAGTGCTCGTAGACCCCGGGCTCGATCATGCCTCCATCATCGCTCAGGCGATCTCGCCCGCAGCGACCGCCTCGGCGAGCGCCTGCACCCGCGAGAGGTGGTGCGCCCCGTAGAAGGACGCGGCGGTGATGCGCGATGCCTCTGCTCCGCCGGAAGAGAGCACCGCGAGCGCGGCCTGCGCGTGCATCCATCCGCCTGCGAGCGTGCCGAGCAACAGGAGGTAGGGCACGCTAACGGCGAAGGCGTCGCGCGACGAGCCCGCATCGAGCAGATCGGCCGTCGAGCGTCGCGCCGCATCCACGGCGCGGGCGAGCTGGTCGGCGAGGCGCGAGGCCTCGTCACGCGCACGTAGGCCCGCGACCGTCTCGTCGATGAGGGAGAACAGGCGCCCCGCCGTCGCCCCGCCGTCGCGGATCACCTTGCGCCCGACGAGGTCGTTGGACTGGATGGCGGTGGTGCCCTCGTAGATCGGAGTGATGCGCACGTCGCGGTAGTGCTGGGCGACGCCGGTCTCTTCGATGAAGCCCATGCCGCCGAAGACCTGGATCGCGTCGCTCGTCACGCCGATCGCATCCTCGGTCGTCCATCCCTTGAGGATCGGCACGAAGAACTCGCCGAGCGCACGCGTCTCGGCATCGTCGTGGCCGCGGTCGAGCAGGTCGCCGACGTACACGCCGAGCGCGCGCATCGCGAAGATCTTGCTCGACATCGACAGCAGCAGGCGACGCACGTCGGGATGCTCGGCGATGGGGGTGCCCGCCGGACGATCCATCACCGGACCCTGCAGGCGCTGGGCCGCGTACTCGGCAGCCTGCTGGTAGGCGCGGTCGGCGATGCCGGTGGCCTGGAACCCCATACCCGCGCGGGCGGAGTTCATCATCACGAACATGCCGGCAAGACCGCCGTGCAGCTCGCCCACGAGATAGCCGGTCGCGTCGTCGTAGTCGAGCACGCAGGTAGGGCTGGCGTGGATGCCGAGCTTGTGCTCGATGCTCACCGTCGTGATCGCGTTGCGCTCGCCCAGTGATCCGTCCTCGCCCACGAGGCGCTTGGGAGCGACGAACAGCGACAGGCCCTTGGCGCCCTCGGGAGCATCCGGGGTACGCGCGAGCACGAGGTGCACGATGTTCTCCGCGAGGTCGTGATCGCCCCAGGTGATGAAGATCTTCTGCCCGCGGATGGCCCAGCTGCCGTCGTCGCGCGGCGTCGCCATGGTGCGGATCGCGCCCAGGTCGGTGCCGGCGGCGGGCTCGGTGAGATTCATCGTTCCCGTCCACTCGCCCGAGACGAGTTTGGTCAGGTACGTCTCGCGCACCTCATCGGACGCGACGGCGTCGAGTGCGTGGATCTGACCCGCGGTGAGCAGCCAGCACAGCGCGAAGGCGGCGTTGGAGGCATTCCAGAACTCGCCGAGTCCCGCACGGATGGCGCCGGGCAGTCCGTCGCCGCCGGCCGATACGGGCGCCTCGGCGGTGATCCAACCTGCGTCGACGAAGGCGCGGAACGCCTCGGCGAAGCCACCGGGCAGGTGCACGGCGCCGTCGTCGAGGCGGGCGCCGACGAGGTCTCCGTCGCGCTCGAGCGGAGCGAGCACGGAGGCGGCGAACTCGCCCGCCGCGCCGAGGATCTCGCCGGCATCGTCGGCGGAGAGCTCACCACCGGTCGCCCGCGCGACGAGGTCGACGCCGAAGGCGTCTTTGAGCAGGAACGCGTAGTCCTCGACGGGGGGCCGGTACGGAGACGACTCGGTCATGATGCCTCGATCCACTCGGAAAGTTTTGATACTGAGGCTCAGTTTACATGCGACTCCGTCTCAAGTTTGATGAACAACCCCGCTCAGCGTCGCAGTCGGGCGATTGCGTGGTCTGACCACAGGGCGTACGCTGTGGTCAGACCACAGGAGGAGCACGTGCCGCACGAAGACCGCGACGAAGCGCCGCGCGCCTGGCGCGCCGTGCTCGCTCGCATCGAGCACGATCTCGCCGAGGGGCGGATCGGGCCGGGAGACCACCTGCCTCCGGAACGCGAGTTGGCCGTCGAGCTCGGCGTGGGCCGTTCGAGTGTGCGCGAGGCGCTGCGCGTGCTCGAGGTGATGGGCCTCATCCGCACGGCCACCGGATCCGGCCCCCGCTCCGGGGCGATCGTGATCGCGACGCCGACCGGCGGCATGCAGTCGCTGCTGCGCTTGCAGGTGGCCGCCCAGGGATTCGCCGTCGACGACGTCGTGCAGACCCGACTCGTGCTCGAATCCGCCGTCGTCACGGCGCTGGCCTCCGCCGAGCACGCCGGCACCGCCGACGCGCATGCGCTGCTGGATGCTATGGATGCGCCGACGCTGGCGCCCGACGAGTTCCTCGCGCTCGACGCGCGACTGCACCTGGCCCTCGCCGAGGCATCCGGAAACGGCGTCATCGCCGTGATGATGGCCGGGCTGCGCGCCGCCATCGAGTCGTACGTGCTGGCCGGGTCGGCGCGCCTCGACGACTGGGCGGGGATGCGCGACCGGCTGCATCGTGAGCACCGCGAACTCGTCGCCGCCATCGACGCCGGCGACGCCGAGCGGGCCCGGATGCTCGTGCACGACCACATCGTCGGCTACTACACCGCGACCGGGCTGATGCCCGGCACCGCGTGACCGAGAACACGACCGAAGGAGAACACCCATGGTGCAGCGGCAGTTTCCCAAGCCCGCCGAGCTCTTGGAGCTGATGACGTTCAAGAAGCCCGAGCTCGACGGCCGCAAACGCCGCCTCGATGCCGCGCTCACCATCTCGGATCTGCGCACGATCGCCAAGCGCCGCACTCCGAAGGCGGCGTTCGACTACACCGACGGCGCCGCGGAGGGCGAGCTGTCGCTCGCGCGGGCCCGCCAAGCGTTCGAAGACGTCGAGTTCCACCCCGGCATCCTCGCGCCCGCCCCCGATGTCGACACGTCGGTCGAGATCCTCGACGGACCCAGCGCCCTGCCGTTCGGCATCGCGCCGACCGGGTTCACCCGGCTCATGCAGACCGAGGGCGAGGTCGCCGGAGCCGGTGCAGCAGCCGCGGCGGGCATCCCGTTCACCCTCTCCACCCTCGGCACCACCTCGATCGAGGGCGTGAAGGGCGCCAATCCGCACGGGCGCAACTGGTTTCAGCTGTACGTCATGCGCGACCGCGAGATCTCGTACGAGCTGACCCGCCGCGCGGCGGCGGCCGGCTTCGACACCTTGCACTTCACCGTCGACACCCCCGTCGCGGGCGCGCGGCTGCGCGACAAGCGCAACGGGTTCTCCATCCCGCCGCAGCTCACGCTCGGCACGATCATCAACGCGATCCCGCGGCCGTGGTGGTGGTTCGACTTCCTCACCACGCCCAAGCTCGAGTTCGCCTCGCTGTCGTCGACCGGCGGCACGGTCGGCGAGCTGCTCGACGCCGCGATGGACCCGACCATCAGCTACGACGATCTCGACGTCATCCGCGGGCTCTGGCCGGGCAAGATCGTCGTCAAGGGCGTGCAGAACGTCGACGACGCCGTGCGGCTGAAGGATGCTGGGGTCGACGGGATCGTGCTGTCCAACCACGGCGGGCGCCAGCTCGACCGCGCCCCCATCCCCTTCCACCTGCTGCCCTCGGTGCGCGCCGCGGTGGGCGACGACTTCACCGTCATGGTCGACACCGGCATCATGAACGGCGCCGACATCGTCGCCTCCATCGCCCTCGGCGCCGACTTCACCCTCATCGGCCGCGCCTATCTGTACGGGCTCATGGCCGGCGGCCGCCAGGGTGTCGACCGCACGATCGCCATCCTGCGCACCGAGATCGAACGCACCATGCGCCTGCTCGGCGTCTCGTCGCTGCACGAGCTGAACCCCTCGCACGTCACGCAGCTCACCCGTCTCGTGCCGGTGGAGCGGGCGGAAGCGGAGCCCGCGGCACTGCGCGACTGAGACGTTCTATACGGACGCGGCAGCGCCCAGCGTCGAGGCGCGTGCGCCTTCCCCGCGAGACGGCAACTGCGTTCCGAGACGGCGGACGATTCGCACGGTCTCGGAACGGAGTTGCGGTCTCGGCGCCAGGATCATCGCCCCCCACCGACGGTCAGGATCGGGCATCCGGATGCCTACGCCATGTTCGCGGCGTACTTGGCGGGATCCGAGTCGAAAGCAGGACCGCAACCGGCGCAGCAGAAGTAGTACCGCTCACCCTCGTAGTCGCGGAACAGGCCAGCCGCCTCGGCCGCCTTCTTGCTGACGGCGCTGCCGACCATGACGGGACAGGTGGTCATGTCGTCCGCTCCGCCGAGGAGGTCTTCACGACCCTCGCTGTCCGGTGCCGAGCCCATGTGGGAATGTGCGCTGCAGTTCATTACTGGTTTCTCCTTGTCGTGTGCTTCTGTTGCGTGGTGAATGTCGGGGTCGAGCGTCATGCCCGGGCGATGCTCTTGAATCGGCGCAGCCGAAGGCTGTTGCCGACGACGAAGACGCTCGAGAACGCCATCGCCGCGCCGGCGAGCATGGGATTGAGCATGCCCAGCGCTGCAATCGGAATGGCCGCGACGTTGTAGGCGAACGCCCAGAACAGGTTGGTCTTGATCGTGCCGAGCGTCTTGCGCGACAGGCGGATCGCGTCGACGGCGGATCGCAGGTCACCGCGCACGAGCGTGATGTCGGACGCTTCGATCGCGACGTCGGTCCCGGTTCCCATGGCCAGGCCCAGGTCGGCCTGTGCGAGCGCCGGAGCGTCGTTCACTCCATCGCCGATCATCGCGACGATCCGGCCGCGCTCCTGGTAGCGGGCGACGACGTCGATCTTGTCCTTCGGGAGAACCTCGGCGATGACCTCTTCGATGCCGACCTCCGCCGCGATCTGTCGCGCCACGGCCTCGTTATCGCCCGTCAGCAGGATCGGAGTCAGCCCGATCTCCTTGATCCCGCGGATCGCCTCGGCGCTCGTGGGCTTGACGGTGTCTGCCACCACGAGGATGCCGCGCGCCCGGCCGTCCCAGCCGACCGCGACCACGGTCTTGCCCTCGCCTTCGGCATGTGCCTTGGCCGACGCGACGTCAGGGTGGAGTCTCTGCGACCAGTCGGCCAGCAGCGACTCGCGCCCGACGATCACCGGCGTGCCCTCGATGATCCCCTGAACACCCTTGCCCTCGATGTTCGCGAAGTCCTCGATCGCCGGCAGCTCGCCGACTTCCTGAGTGGCCCCCAGGGCGATCGCCTGTGCGATCGGATGCTCGGACGCATCCTCCAGCGCTCCCGCGAAGCGCAGCAGCTGGGCACGATCGACACCCGGCTCGGGGATGACATCGACGAGGCGCATCTTCCCGCTCGTGACGGTGCCGGTCTTATCGAGCACGACAGTATCGACCTGGCGCGTCGACTCGAGCACCTCGGGGCCCTTGATGAGGATCCCCATCTGGGCGCCGCGTCCGGTCCCGACGAGCAGCGCGGTCGGTGTCGCGAGTCCCAACGCGCACGGGCAGGCGATGACGAGAACGGCGACGGCCGCGGTGAACGCGGCGGTGGCGGGAAAGCCCGCGCCGAGCCATGCGCCGAGGGCGATGACCGCGATGAGGATCACGATCGGCACGAACACGCCGGAGATGCGGTCGGCGAGTCGTTGCACCTCGGCCTTGCCGGTCTGCGCGTCTTCGACGAGCCTCGCCATCTGGGCGAGCTGCGTGTCGGATCCGATCCGTGTCGCACGCACGACCAGGCGCCCGCCGGCGTTCACCGTGGCGCCCGTGACAGCGTCGCCGGGGCCGACCTCGACCGGCACCGATTCGCCCGTGAGCATCGACGCATCCACCGCCGACGTCCCCGAGACGACGGTGCCGTCCGTGGCAAGCTTCTCGCCGGGGCGCACGATGAACTCATCACCGACGACGAGGTCATCCGTCGAGATCTTCGCCTCGATGCCGTCGCGCAGCACCGATACCTCTTTGGCGCCGAGTTCGAGCAGCGCGCGAAGCGCGGCACCGGCTTGGCGTTTGGAACGCTTCTCGAAGTAGCGTCCGGCCAGGATGAACACCGTCACGCCCGCGCCGACCTCGAGATAGATGTTCGCGGCGCCGTCGGACGGGCCGACCGTCAGCTCGAACGGGTGCGTCATTCCCGGCGTTCCCGCGGTGCCGAAGAACAAGGCGTACAGCGACCACAGCAACGCCGCAGAGGTGCCCATCGAGATGAGCGTGTCCATCGTTGCCGTGCCGTGCCTGAGGTTCATCCACGCCGCCTTGTGGAACGGCCATGCACCCCAGATGATGACCGGTGCGGCGAGCGCGAGCGATGCCCATTGCCAGTAGGTGAACTGCGCTGCGGGGATCATCGCCATCGCGATCACCGGCACCGCAAGGATGACCGAGACGATGAGTCGTTGCTTCAGCGACGTCAGCTCCGGGTCGGCCTCGTCACGTGCGTCATCCGTGGACGTGACCTGCTTCGGCGCCGGAAGAGCGGCCGTGTACCCCGTCTTCTCGACCTCGGCGACCAGAAGGGCCGGATCGTATCCGTCCGGGATCGTGACCTTCGCCTTCTCCGTGGCGTAGTTGACCGTCGCCGACACACCGTCGAGCTTGTTGAGCTTCCGCTCGATGCGGTTCGCACAGGATGCGCAGGTCATCCCGCCGATCTCCAGTTCGATGGCCGGTTGACCGGCGATCGGCGCTGCTGAGCTCATCGCTTTCCCTCTCCTTCAGTGCTTCATGGGCCGCTGCGCGGCCGTGGCTGCAAGGCGTCAGTGTCCATCGCCATGGTCGGAGGGCGCTCCATCACCGTG is part of the Microbacterium pseudoresistens genome and harbors:
- a CDS encoding FadR/GntR family transcriptional regulator; this encodes MPHEDRDEAPRAWRAVLARIEHDLAEGRIGPGDHLPPERELAVELGVGRSSVREALRVLEVMGLIRTATGSGPRSGAIVIATPTGGMQSLLRLQVAAQGFAVDDVVQTRLVLESAVVTALASAEHAGTADAHALLDAMDAPTLAPDEFLALDARLHLALAEASGNGVIAVMMAGLRAAIESYVLAGSARLDDWAGMRDRLHREHRELVAAIDAGDAERARMLVHDHIVGYYTATGLMPGTA
- a CDS encoding heavy metal translocating P-type ATPase, whose protein sequence is MSSAAPIAGQPAIELEIGGMTCASCANRIERKLNKLDGVSATVNYATEKAKVTIPDGYDPALLVAEVEKTGYTAALPAPKQVTSTDDARDEADPELTSLKQRLIVSVILAVPVIAMAMIPAAQFTYWQWASLALAAPVIIWGAWPFHKAAWMNLRHGTATMDTLISMGTSAALLWSLYALFFGTAGTPGMTHPFELTVGPSDGAANIYLEVGAGVTVFILAGRYFEKRSKRQAGAALRALLELGAKEVSVLRDGIEAKISTDDLVVGDEFIVRPGEKLATDGTVVSGTSAVDASMLTGESVPVEVGPGDAVTGATVNAGGRLVVRATRIGSDTQLAQMARLVEDAQTGKAEVQRLADRISGVFVPIVILIAVIALGAWLGAGFPATAAFTAAVAVLVIACPCALGLATPTALLVGTGRGAQMGILIKGPEVLESTRQVDTVVLDKTGTVTSGKMRLVDVIPEPGVDRAQLLRFAGALEDASEHPIAQAIALGATQEVGELPAIEDFANIEGKGVQGIIEGTPVIVGRESLLADWSQRLHPDVASAKAHAEGEGKTVVAVGWDGRARGILVVADTVKPTSAEAIRGIKEIGLTPILLTGDNEAVARQIAAEVGIEEVIAEVLPKDKIDVVARYQERGRIVAMIGDGVNDAPALAQADLGLAMGTGTDVAIEASDITLVRGDLRSAVDAIRLSRKTLGTIKTNLFWAFAYNVAAIPIAALGMLNPMLAGAAMAFSSVFVVGNSLRLRRFKSIARA
- a CDS encoding SatD family protein is translated as MDVAVIADIVGSRALPDRSAAQRVFEDAVERAERDLPVALEPLRPTAGDELQGRYASLDAALAAILLIQLGLPDGHELRFGIGIGEIRPVDSDGAPLQDGPGWWAARAAIDAVHARQQRAVPSSRSGIVAGQGEDDAMRTLVDLADAYLLARDEIVTRMSERERRLTRGRCLQRTQSALAAAEGISQSAVSQALQSAGAGSVVAGYARLVKGIAA
- a CDS encoding DUF4184 family protein, translating into MPFTPSHAVVALPFVRTPIVPAAIAVGAMTPDLPLFVRAVVPDYGTTHDVRMLPLTMLIALVLLLAWRLLLRPATRIVLPRPIAERLPVAWDGGIRAGWRETFPSVVGVLWLLVALGLGVLSHILWDSLTHEGRGGVQLLPVLGEPWGPLPGYKWLQYGSGVLGLAGIAIFALVWLTRRTPSPVAHPAPRIVFWLWLAALPVALGIATAIGLAAFVPLDAEFTIAHLAYRVLPPACAVWGAATFVLCLVLPQRWRVTTR
- the tyrS gene encoding tyrosine--tRNA ligase; this translates as MSNPPLTTAPPALDPAFENVWDELVWRGLVHVSTDQEALRALLAGDAITYYCGFDPTAPSLHLGNLVQLLTMRRIQLAGHKPLGLVGGSTGLIGDPRPTAERTLNTRETVEEWVGRLRAQVERFLSFEGENAARMVNNLDWTAQMSAIDFLREIGKHYRVGTMLKKDAVAARLNSDAGISYTEFSYQILQGMDFLELYRQYGCVLQTGGSDQWGNLTSGTDLIHRVEGVSAHAIGTPLITNTDGTKFGKSEGNAIWLDAEMCSPYRMYQFWLSTADADVIERLKVFTFLTRAEIEEYAQLVETEPFRRAAQKRLALEVVATVHGADATAAVIAASEALFGQGDLTSLDAETLRTALEELPNAAVPAGTSVVDALVATGLVASASEARRAIAQGGVSLDGVRVDDDAASVALSLPGGVSVLRRGKKTLAGLLPRG
- a CDS encoding YHS domain-containing protein; the encoded protein is MNCSAHSHMGSAPDSEGREDLLGGADDMTTCPVMVGSAVSKKAAEAAGLFRDYEGERYYFCCAGCGPAFDSDPAKYAANMA
- a CDS encoding acyl-CoA dehydrogenase; its protein translation is MTESSPYRPPVEDYAFLLKDAFGVDLVARATGGELSADDAGEILGAAGEFAASVLAPLERDGDLVGARLDDGAVHLPGGFAEAFRAFVDAGWITAEAPVSAGGDGLPGAIRAGLGEFWNASNAAFALCWLLTAGQIHALDAVASDEVRETYLTKLVSGEWTGTMNLTEPAAGTDLGAIRTMATPRDDGSWAIRGQKIFITWGDHDLAENIVHLVLARTPDAPEGAKGLSLFVAPKRLVGEDGSLGERNAITTVSIEHKLGIHASPTCVLDYDDATGYLVGELHGGLAGMFVMMNSARAGMGFQATGIADRAYQQAAEYAAQRLQGPVMDRPAGTPIAEHPDVRRLLLSMSSKIFAMRALGVYVGDLLDRGHDDAETRALGEFFVPILKGWTTEDAIGVTSDAIQVFGGMGFIEETGVAQHYRDVRITPIYEGTTAIQSNDLVGRKVIRDGGATAGRLFSLIDETVAGLRARDEASRLADQLARAVDAARRSTADLLDAGSSRDAFAVSVPYLLLLGTLAGGWMHAQAALAVLSSGGAEASRITAASFYGAHHLSRVQALAEAVAAGEIA
- a CDS encoding NADPH-dependent FMN reductase — translated: MSYKVGYLIGSLSSTSINRVLSKALIRLAPDDLEFTEIPIGGLPLYTPDVDEDYPAEGLALKRAIEASDAILFVTPEYNRSIPGGLKNAIDWASRPKGTNSFDHIPAAVIGASAGVLGTALAQQSLRSVLSFCNARQMTSPEAYIHFTKEVFLDDGSVANSSTEEFLRTYMAEFREHIERVLTVLPREK
- a CDS encoding DUF1653 domain-containing protein → MIEPGVYEHFKGARYEVIGVGRHSETEEPHVFYRQLYGDGGHWVRPLAMFTEHVDRGDYHGPRFRRVE
- a CDS encoding alpha-hydroxy acid oxidase, encoding MVQRQFPKPAELLELMTFKKPELDGRKRRLDAALTISDLRTIAKRRTPKAAFDYTDGAAEGELSLARARQAFEDVEFHPGILAPAPDVDTSVEILDGPSALPFGIAPTGFTRLMQTEGEVAGAGAAAAAGIPFTLSTLGTTSIEGVKGANPHGRNWFQLYVMRDREISYELTRRAAAAGFDTLHFTVDTPVAGARLRDKRNGFSIPPQLTLGTIINAIPRPWWWFDFLTTPKLEFASLSSTGGTVGELLDAAMDPTISYDDLDVIRGLWPGKIVVKGVQNVDDAVRLKDAGVDGIVLSNHGGRQLDRAPIPFHLLPSVRAAVGDDFTVMVDTGIMNGADIVASIALGADFTLIGRAYLYGLMAGGRQGVDRTIAILRTEIERTMRLLGVSSLHELNPSHVTQLTRLVPVERAEAEPAALRD